A stretch of the Polaribacter pacificus genome encodes the following:
- a CDS encoding DNA cytosine methyltransferase has translation MANKKYNFIDLFCGAGGFAKGFVMSNKFNCIGGIDNKKAAVETHKLNFKNSVSVHADIRELPPQKFHELINGQQVDVIIGGPPCPTFSTIGHAKIQSVNKNKGDCITEDPRNILFMDYLEYVKYFKPKMFVMENVPQFLTKYKGATYKEVKRIIERDLPEYHIVEEVKVLNSVNYGVPQNRRRMILVGHLKNHTFKYPKITHWFEGSNYNIDPNDENIDSNKLKPHVNVKSAISDLPKITDNWRINECEYSKHENLDTYQKLMRQNTNGLVANNICRMSNERAKKVFGHMKQGDIYMDLPKEVRQILPFREDIFKDRLKRLVLKNPSWTILAHIGMDGYMYIHPTELRTLSVREAARIQSFPDDFVFVGNQQETYMQVGNAVPPIMAKAIAESVYIGLTNSNK, from the coding sequence ATGGCAAACAAAAAATATAATTTCATTGATCTATTCTGTGGTGCAGGAGGTTTTGCTAAAGGCTTTGTAATGTCAAATAAATTCAATTGTATTGGTGGGATTGACAACAAAAAGGCAGCAGTAGAAACTCATAAATTAAATTTTAAAAATTCAGTATCTGTGCATGCTGATATTCGAGAGCTACCTCCACAAAAATTTCATGAATTAATCAACGGGCAACAAGTTGATGTTATAATAGGTGGTCCTCCTTGTCCTACCTTTAGCACAATTGGTCATGCAAAAATACAATCTGTTAATAAAAATAAAGGTGATTGTATTACGGAAGATCCTAGGAACATTTTGTTTATGGATTATCTTGAATACGTAAAGTATTTCAAACCTAAAATGTTTGTTATGGAAAATGTTCCTCAATTTCTTACGAAATATAAAGGTGCAACATACAAAGAAGTTAAAAGAATAATTGAAAGAGATTTACCAGAATACCATATTGTTGAAGAGGTTAAAGTTCTTAATAGTGTTAATTATGGAGTTCCTCAAAATAGAAGAAGGATGATATTAGTTGGCCATCTAAAAAATCACACATTCAAATATCCAAAAATCACACATTGGTTTGAGGGCTCTAATTACAACATTGATCCTAATGATGAAAATATTGATTCTAATAAACTAAAACCTCATGTTAATGTAAAAAGTGCCATTTCTGATTTGCCTAAAATCACAGATAATTGGCGAATTAATGAGTGTGAATATTCCAAACATGAGAATCTTGATACATATCAAAAACTTATGCGTCAAAACACGAATGGATTAGTCGCTAATAATATCTGCAGAATGTCCAATGAAAGAGCAAAAAAGGTGTTTGGTCACATGAAACAAGGGGATATTTATATGGATTTACCAAAAGAAGTGCGTCAAATCTTGCCTTTCCGTGAAGATATTTTCAAGGATAGATTAAAACGATTGGTGCTGAAAAATCCTTCTTGGACGATTTTAGCGCATATTGGTATGGATGGCTATATGTATATACATCCAACTGAATTGCGCACTCTTTCTGTTAGAGAGGCTGCAAGAATTCAATCTTTCCCGGATGATTTCGTTTTTGTGGGTAATCAGCAAGAAACTTATATGCAAGTAGGTAATGCGGTCCCTCCTATAATGGCAAAAGCAATCGCAGAGAGTGTCTATATTGGTTTAACAAATTCAAACAAATGA
- a CDS encoding DUF2357 domain-containing protein yields the protein MKIELSHIKHGLILEIKGEENTLFEISDEDVIQYGEAKIQLKEGCTYEYQFSEETTKFKEGSKKNAIVSHSKFGKHKGTINPNIFVGTHSLEIENHSTLLPIEVRSVKSKYRSDYRYMLESITERCTDLIMQIDSPINQHFETNFDTDSQTLYQRFSFVKSLIDSLEFEEAIQKIVSNPTTKWEEEREEKDIRRIRRFNQKNIRQLVTNSNRIELSRDHYLNKSFGLNSIPTKINSTRKIESIDTTENRFIKYALEEFLFFCENCELKFEKYSTAKFESGLLAAKISTLLNQSFFKQISRPTSLKLNSPVLQRKSGYREVLSAWLKFDLAAKLIWHGGDNVYDAGKKDIATLYEYWLFFELLELFKEVFDIEPKSIEELIQYDKGQLSLNLKQGTAIAMKGLYKSPSRTLNIQFSYNRSFGGGKTFPNPGSYTTTLRPDYTLSIWPEEITKAKDAEKTELITHIHFDAKYKVKNFYELISKSKDEELSEQENKELIEEESEEIKKGTFKNQDLLKMHAYKDAIRRTGGAYVLYPGEGKEEPFRDFHELIPGLGAFVVKPNKDNKDTEHLKRFIKKIIANFIDRASQREYTAAKIYDIHKDEKDDTNILNESMPEYLDSAKKEKLIPDETFVLVGYCRNNLNINWYKKEGKYNFRMDDDKGSLSLETNVVNAKYLLLRESGKDTANKLFKLKSKGPKVIQGKLLPDGYITKKLRDYYLVVDIEKEESTDFNGASFNFKELEKYKNIKSKNNHVTAAGIPFAVTVTELMKTKVKN from the coding sequence ATGAAAATAGAACTTTCACATATAAAACATGGTTTGATTTTAGAAATAAAAGGTGAAGAAAACACCCTTTTTGAAATTTCTGATGAAGATGTTATACAATATGGAGAAGCTAAAATTCAACTCAAAGAAGGATGTACATATGAATATCAATTTTCTGAAGAAACTACAAAATTCAAAGAAGGAAGTAAAAAAAATGCAATTGTTAGTCATTCCAAATTTGGTAAACACAAAGGCACCATTAACCCAAACATATTTGTAGGCACTCATTCATTAGAAATTGAAAATCATTCTACATTATTACCCATTGAAGTACGTTCTGTAAAAAGTAAATATAGGTCTGATTATCGCTATATGCTTGAAAGTATTACAGAAAGATGCACGGACTTAATCATGCAGATAGATTCGCCCATTAATCAACATTTCGAAACGAATTTTGATACTGATAGTCAAACCTTATATCAACGGTTTTCATTTGTAAAATCATTAATTGATTCATTAGAATTTGAGGAGGCCATTCAAAAAATAGTGTCCAATCCTACAACAAAATGGGAAGAGGAACGTGAAGAAAAAGACATACGAAGAATTCGAAGATTTAATCAAAAGAATATAAGGCAATTGGTTACAAATAGTAATCGAATAGAACTAAGCAGAGATCATTATTTAAATAAATCTTTTGGATTAAACTCAATACCAACAAAAATCAATAGCACGCGGAAAATAGAATCTATAGACACTACTGAAAATCGCTTTATTAAATATGCCTTAGAAGAATTTTTATTTTTCTGTGAAAACTGCGAATTGAAATTTGAAAAGTATTCAACCGCAAAATTTGAATCAGGATTACTTGCAGCTAAAATTTCTACTTTATTAAATCAGTCATTTTTCAAACAAATATCAAGACCAACATCATTAAAACTAAATAGTCCAGTACTTCAAAGAAAAAGCGGCTATAGAGAGGTATTAAGTGCTTGGCTAAAATTTGACTTAGCGGCAAAATTGATTTGGCATGGTGGCGATAACGTTTATGATGCTGGTAAAAAAGACATTGCTACGCTATACGAGTATTGGTTGTTTTTTGAATTATTAGAGTTGTTTAAAGAAGTGTTTGATATTGAACCAAAAAGTATTGAAGAATTAATTCAATATGATAAAGGTCAATTGTCGCTTAACTTAAAACAAGGAACTGCCATTGCAATGAAAGGTTTATACAAATCACCTTCAAGAACTCTAAATATTCAATTCTCTTATAACCGATCTTTTGGTGGAGGTAAAACTTTTCCTAATCCTGGGAGCTATACAACCACTCTAAGACCAGATTACACTTTATCCATTTGGCCAGAAGAAATAACAAAAGCAAAAGATGCCGAAAAAACGGAATTGATTACTCACATTCACTTTGATGCAAAATACAAAGTCAAAAACTTCTATGAATTAATATCAAAATCAAAAGACGAAGAATTATCCGAGCAAGAAAATAAAGAGCTTATTGAAGAAGAATCAGAAGAAATTAAGAAAGGAACATTTAAGAATCAGGACTTACTCAAAATGCATGCATACAAAGATGCAATAAGAAGAACTGGAGGTGCATATGTTTTATATCCGGGCGAAGGAAAAGAAGAGCCATTTAGAGACTTTCATGAATTAATTCCCGGTTTAGGAGCTTTTGTAGTTAAACCTAACAAAGACAATAAAGATACAGAGCATTTAAAAAGGTTCATTAAAAAGATTATCGCAAACTTTATTGACAGAGCTTCTCAAAGAGAATATACTGCAGCCAAAATCTACGATATTCATAAAGATGAAAAAGACGACACGAATATTCTAAATGAATCAATGCCTGAATATTTGGACTCAGCTAAAAAAGAAAAATTAATTCCAGATGAAACATTTGTCTTAGTTGGGTACTGCAGGAATAATTTGAATATTAATTGGTATAAGAAAGAAGGAAAATATAATTTCAGAATGGATGATGATAAGGGTTCATTAAGTTTAGAAACCAATGTTGTAAATGCGAAATATTTACTTCTGAGAGAGTCTGGAAAGGATACAGCAAATAAACTTTTCAAGTTAAAAAGTAAAGGCCCAAAAGTTATTCAAGGAAAGCTTTTACCAGATGGTTATATCACTAAAAAACTTAGAGATTATTATTTAGTGGTTGATATCGAAAAAGAAGAAAGTACAGACTTTAACGGAGCTAGTTTTAATTTTAAAGAATTAGAAAAATACAAAAACATTAAATCGAAGAATAATCACGTGACGGCAGCTGGAATTCCTTTTGCAGTCACAGTGACAGAGCTTATGAAAACAAAAGTGAAGAATTAA
- a CDS encoding McrB family protein, whose product MIYIRNIFKQDMVGGKQVAFTKEPSNVFFKFNYNTPDPDRQITFEFKVQDPNSPFISKSGRKITTRLYANPGTEARIDGELKQFLRDELKWELNDIVVFKYKKDDLFEFDFIPKSSNSYNSYKEILKNNNHEVIINESDSAIQNSTIEEKNFIESKKIREFVFSVFKFVHNEFGDEFLIEKSAIAKRKLSDINYEAFIFPDYFKTQPILGSFTEEQSENSLKTSNTLRFFAENLEILDQKYIYFSTQWGFPEFQNSISFIAFNQFILDYSNKKYKIEYDDKSESYKLVLNKESTVITPIDFNLESFQTKTEEAGLIFTPQLIQRFVASLCTKPFVICSGLSGSGKTKLAQAFAQWITSDKSQYSIIPVGADWTNREPLLGYPNALNKEEYVSPENGVLDLMIRAKQNINNANEATKPYFLILDEMNLSHVERYFADFLSTMESGDKIPLHKIENESLIVPSAIKLPKNLFIVGTVNIDETTYMFSPKVLDRANTIEFRLTEKDLENFIASEIKLDMDILTAQGANMGQSFMSMALLETDKNLKPVEDDLKLFFTELKKSGAEFGYRTASEIGRLMYMLEELGEAGENLLDLAIMQKLLPKLHGSRNKLTKVLPVLGGFCLTDKSNIKEEYLDKYLSNNLTEAEIKSDINVKYKISFEKICRMYKNAVENGFASYAEA is encoded by the coding sequence ATGATTTATATTAGAAATATTTTCAAACAAGATATGGTAGGTGGCAAGCAAGTTGCCTTTACAAAAGAACCTTCAAATGTGTTTTTCAAATTCAATTACAACACACCTGACCCTGATAGACAGATTACATTTGAATTTAAAGTACAAGATCCAAATTCCCCATTTATAAGTAAAAGTGGCCGAAAAATTACTACTCGCTTATATGCAAACCCTGGAACTGAGGCAAGAATTGACGGAGAATTAAAACAGTTTCTGAGAGATGAATTAAAATGGGAACTTAACGACATAGTAGTTTTTAAATACAAAAAAGATGATTTGTTTGAGTTTGATTTTATTCCTAAATCTTCTAATTCATATAATAGCTACAAGGAAATCTTGAAAAACAACAATCATGAAGTTATAATTAACGAATCCGACTCAGCTATCCAAAATTCAACTATAGAAGAAAAGAACTTTATTGAGTCGAAGAAAATTCGAGAGTTTGTTTTTAGTGTTTTTAAGTTTGTTCACAATGAATTTGGAGATGAATTTCTTATTGAGAAATCAGCAATAGCAAAAAGAAAATTATCTGACATAAATTACGAAGCTTTTATTTTTCCTGATTATTTCAAAACCCAACCAATTTTAGGTTCATTTACTGAGGAGCAATCAGAAAATAGTTTAAAAACATCAAATACGTTAAGATTTTTTGCTGAAAATCTTGAAATACTTGACCAAAAGTATATTTATTTCTCAACGCAATGGGGCTTCCCTGAGTTTCAGAATAGCATTTCCTTTATTGCTTTCAATCAGTTTATCCTTGATTATTCCAACAAAAAATACAAAATCGAATATGATGACAAATCAGAATCATACAAATTGGTTTTGAACAAAGAAAGTACGGTGATAACACCAATAGATTTCAATTTAGAATCATTTCAAACAAAAACAGAAGAAGCAGGATTAATCTTCACCCCTCAACTCATCCAACGTTTTGTTGCCTCATTATGTACCAAACCTTTTGTGATTTGTAGTGGTCTTTCAGGTTCTGGGAAAACAAAATTGGCGCAAGCTTTTGCGCAATGGATTACATCTGACAAATCTCAATATTCAATTATTCCTGTTGGTGCCGATTGGACAAATCGCGAACCTCTTTTAGGTTACCCTAATGCACTTAATAAGGAAGAATATGTAAGCCCAGAAAATGGTGTGTTAGATTTAATGATTAGAGCAAAACAAAACATTAATAATGCCAATGAAGCTACAAAACCATACTTCTTAATATTAGATGAAATGAATTTGAGTCACGTTGAACGGTATTTTGCTGATTTTTTAAGCACTATGGAATCGGGTGACAAAATTCCTTTACATAAAATCGAAAATGAATCATTGATTGTTCCTTCCGCTATAAAACTTCCTAAGAATTTATTCATTGTTGGAACCGTAAATATTGATGAAACCACCTATATGTTTAGTCCAAAGGTTTTGGATAGAGCTAATACCATTGAATTTAGATTAACTGAAAAGGATTTAGAAAATTTTATTGCAAGCGAGATCAAACTTGATATGGATATTCTTACTGCTCAAGGGGCAAATATGGGGCAAAGTTTTATGAGTATGGCATTGCTTGAAACAGATAAGAATTTAAAACCTGTAGAGGATGATTTAAAACTGTTCTTTACCGAATTAAAAAAATCTGGAGCTGAATTCGGATATAGAACTGCAAGTGAAATTGGAAGGTTAATGTATATGCTTGAAGAATTAGGCGAAGCTGGTGAAAACCTTCTTGACTTAGCCATAATGCAGAAATTGCTTCCAAAATTGCACGGTTCACGAAACAAATTAACTAAAGTACTTCCAGTTTTGGGCGGTTTTTGTTTGACAGATAAATCAAATATCAAAGAGGAATACTTGGATAAATACCTAAGCAATAATTTAACTGAAGCAGAGATTAAATCTGACATTAATGTTAAATACAAAATATCATTCGAGAAAATTTGTAGAATGTATAAGAATGCAGTTGAAAACGGTTTTGCAAGTTACGCTGAAGCATAA
- a CDS encoding DUF1963 domain-containing protein: MIRPTVGIKTKPSNDENVKVGKSKIGGKPDLPKDFEWPRVKEKPMLFCAQYNLSELSKFDKESMLPNKGLFYIFLSLDEKWNEFNGINQEFRFLYSESENLNRTEFPNDLEEIQTFKTALIEYFEFYTIPDNENYKLFEFNKKYDDFYFNFYQPTEEYIIEELYEDSNAMHQILGYDRSIQSSVVYEFASKELGLYGAESSEYKKKWNDILELSKTYELLLQMDCDDSNTDLSKFGGSGTYYFGISKTDLERKHFDKIKMSFQMT, translated from the coding sequence ATGATTAGGCCGACAGTTGGAATCAAAACTAAACCGAGTAATGACGAAAACGTAAAAGTTGGAAAATCTAAAATTGGTGGCAAACCTGACTTACCTAAAGATTTTGAATGGCCAAGGGTAAAAGAAAAGCCAATGCTATTTTGTGCACAATACAACCTTTCTGAATTGTCAAAATTCGACAAGGAAAGTATGTTACCAAATAAGGGTCTTTTCTACATCTTTTTGAGTCTTGATGAAAAATGGAATGAATTTAATGGAATAAATCAAGAGTTTAGGTTTTTATATAGCGAATCTGAAAATCTAAACAGAACAGAATTCCCAAATGATCTTGAAGAAATCCAAACCTTTAAAACAGCTTTAATAGAGTATTTTGAGTTCTATACCATACCAGACAACGAGAATTATAAGCTATTTGAGTTCAATAAAAAATACGATGATTTCTATTTTAATTTTTATCAACCAACAGAAGAATATATAATTGAAGAACTATATGAAGATTCAAATGCGATGCATCAAATTCTTGGATACGATAGGTCAATTCAATCAAGTGTAGTTTATGAATTCGCATCTAAAGAATTAGGTCTTTATGGTGCAGAAAGTTCAGAATATAAAAAGAAGTGGAATGATATATTAGAATTGTCAAAAACTTATGAATTACTCTTGCAAATGGATTGCGATGATTCGAATACTGATTTGTCTAAATTTGGCGGAAGTGGAACATATTATTTTGGAATTTCTAAAACTGATTTAGAAAGAAAGCATTTTGACAAAATTAAGATGTCGTTCCAGATGACATAA
- a CDS encoding helix-turn-helix domain-containing protein, translating into MNRIKEVLEEKGIKQIWLAEQLGKSYNMVNSYVQNRRQPSIECLYEIAEILNISVKELLVEHE; encoded by the coding sequence ATGAACCGAATAAAAGAGGTTTTAGAAGAAAAAGGAATTAAACAAATTTGGTTAGCTGAACAATTGGGTAAGAGTTACAATATGGTAAACTCATATGTCCAAAACAGAAGGCAACCAAGTATAGAATGCCTTTATGAAATTGCTGAAATATTAAACATCAGTGTAAAAGAACTTTTAGTTGAACATGAATAA
- a CDS encoding DNA cytosine methyltransferase produces the protein MNKKYTFIDLFAGCGGFSEGFYQEKFESVVHVDFDAPACETVKERMRYYNYSENAIESAVICGDLTSDDVHNQIDSVIGNRQVDVLVGGPPCQTFSSVGRAQDKNSMRNDPRNYLFRSYLEILEKHKPKIFVFENVSGLLSAKPNGNYIFPEIVENMSEYYSICDDRDTILLNSVHYGVPQIRKRVILIGVRKDLKINPLDIYKAIEKTHYSPDMEAKNETNGLQKYLTVKDAIWDLPKLLPGEGKEEINHKIVSKNSFIQIVRPNGFSKLFNHVARKHNNMDQQRYELLSKNKWQLKDLAKTRPDLIHHDPKHFGNRYTVQVANKPGRTVVAHLYKDGNLFIHPDHKQKRTFTVREAARVQSFPDDFKFVGSRTNQYKQVGNAVPPLMAKQIAKAIKQFLK, from the coding sequence ATGAATAAGAAATATACATTTATAGACCTATTTGCCGGCTGCGGTGGATTTAGTGAAGGATTTTATCAAGAAAAATTTGAGTCTGTAGTTCATGTTGACTTTGATGCGCCAGCCTGTGAAACCGTTAAGGAAAGGATGCGCTATTACAATTATTCGGAGAACGCGATTGAAAGTGCAGTTATATGTGGAGACCTCACTTCTGATGATGTGCATAACCAGATTGATAGTGTTATCGGCAATAGACAAGTAGATGTTTTAGTCGGTGGACCACCGTGCCAGACATTCTCATCTGTTGGGAGAGCACAAGATAAAAATTCAATGCGGAATGATCCTAGAAATTATCTTTTCCGTTCCTACCTTGAAATTTTGGAGAAACACAAGCCTAAGATATTTGTATTCGAGAATGTTTCAGGATTACTTTCAGCTAAACCTAATGGCAACTATATATTTCCTGAAATAGTTGAAAATATGTCAGAGTACTATTCTATCTGTGATGACAGAGATACAATTCTGTTGAATTCAGTTCATTATGGAGTTCCACAAATAAGAAAAAGAGTCATCCTAATTGGTGTAAGAAAAGACCTTAAAATAAACCCTTTAGACATTTACAAGGCTATAGAAAAAACTCATTACAGTCCAGATATGGAAGCTAAGAATGAAACTAATGGTCTCCAAAAATATTTAACAGTAAAGGATGCTATTTGGGACTTGCCAAAATTGTTACCGGGGGAAGGTAAAGAAGAGATTAATCATAAAATAGTAAGCAAGAATTCATTCATACAGATAGTTAGACCTAATGGGTTTTCAAAACTTTTTAACCATGTTGCCCGAAAACATAATAATATGGATCAACAGAGGTATGAACTGTTGAGCAAGAACAAATGGCAATTAAAAGACCTTGCGAAAACAAGACCTGATTTAATTCATCATGACCCAAAACATTTCGGAAACAGATACACTGTTCAAGTAGCAAACAAACCAGGTAGAACAGTTGTGGCTCACTTATATAAAGATGGGAACTTATTTATTCACCCAGACCATAAGCAAAAGAGAACATTTACAGTTAGAGAAGCAGCAAGAGTGCAATCCTTTCCAGATGATTTCAAATTTGTTGGCTCAAGAACAAATCAATATAAGCAGGTAGGAAACGCGGTACCACCATTAATGGCAAAACAAATTGCGAAAGCAATTAAACAATTTTTAAAATAA
- a CDS encoding TPM domain-containing protein: METKTEQPKTEIIASEFPQKVGFVNDFENIFTEEEIKFLENILVKYENDVNREITVITIDSVPENMEFDSYAVKISDNWKVGINNNGNGLTVVLSKSLRKVRISTTDKTRDLYLSDEFCKKVIDQNMIPEFKKGKYYDGLLLGLNELIRKWI, translated from the coding sequence GTGGAAACAAAAACTGAACAACCAAAAACGGAAATAATTGCATCGGAATTTCCACAAAAAGTTGGTTTTGTAAATGATTTTGAAAATATTTTCACAGAAGAAGAAATTAAGTTTTTGGAAAATATCCTTGTGAAATATGAAAATGATGTTAACCGAGAAATTACAGTAATTACAATCGATTCAGTTCCAGAAAATATGGAATTTGATTCTTATGCAGTTAAAATTTCTGACAATTGGAAAGTTGGAATAAATAATAATGGAAATGGGCTTACAGTTGTGTTGAGCAAATCGTTGAGAAAAGTTAGAATATCAACAACTGACAAAACGAGAGACCTATATTTATCTGACGAATTTTGCAAAAAAGTAATTGACCAAAATATGATTCCTGAATTTAAAAAAGGAAAATATTACGACGGACTTTTACTCGGATTAAATGAATTAATAAGAAAATGGATATAA